A stretch of the Equus quagga isolate Etosha38 chromosome 9, UCLA_HA_Equagga_1.0, whole genome shotgun sequence genome encodes the following:
- the SIN3B gene encoding paired amphipathic helix protein Sin3b isoform X3, whose amino-acid sequence MAHAGGGGGGGPAGRGLSGARWGRSGSASHEKLPVHVEDALTYLDQVKIRFGSDPATYNGFLEIMKEFKSQSIDTPGVIRRVSQLFHEHPDLIVGFNAFLPLGYRIDIPKNGKLNIQSPLSSQENAHNHSDCAENFKQQMLYKEDKPQAPLESDSVEFNNAISYVNKIKTRFLDHPEIYRSFLEILHTYQKEQLSTKGRPFRGMSEEEVFTEVANLFRGQEDLLSEFGQFLPEAKRSLFTGNGPCEVNSVQKSEHEKNLEHSKKRSRPSLLRPVSAPAKKKMKLRGTKDLSIAAVGKYGTLQEFSFFDKVRRVLKSQEVYENFLRCIALFNQELVSGSELLQLVSPFLGKFPELFAQFKSFLGVKELSFAPPMSDRSGDGISREIDYASCKRIGSSYRALPKTYQQPKCSGRTAICKEVLNDTWVSFPSWSEDSTFVSSKKTPYEEQLHRCEDERFELDVVLETNLATIRVLESVQKKLSRMAPEDQEKFRLDDCLGGTSEVIQRRAIHRIYGDKAPEIIESLKKNPVTAVPVVLKRLKAKEEEWREAQQGFNKIWREQYEKAYLKSLDHQAVNFKQNDTKALRSKSLLNEIESVYDEHQEQHSEGRGTPCSEPHLIFVYEDRQILEDAAALISYYVKRQPAIQKEDQGTIHQLVHQFVPSLFFSQQLELGASEDSADEGRGSPLGHSADPGERKKPAPGPQSSPPEEKGATGAAPASEQLPPQHKPLDDVYSLFFANNNWYFFLRLHQTLCSRLLKIYRQAQKQLLEYRTEKEREKLLCEGRREKGNDPAMELRLKQPSEVELEEYYPAFLDMVRSLLEGSIDPTQYEDTLREMFTIHAYVGFTMDKLVQSIARQLHHLVSDDVCLKVVELYLNEKKRGAAGGNLSSRCVRAARETSYQWKAERCMADENCFKVMFLQRKGQVIMTIELLDTEEAQTEDPVEVQLKICGPGAGTLSAQELSVWRHKLRRHWCPCAAGSRTHKPQAPHRARAHLPQPQGLPAQRRCLLLLGSPHRKHFPGQVRVGACTPCPFWKFPANVVLLSSRLEEPPALPWGER is encoded by the exons CATCGATACTCCTGGAGTCATCCGACGTGTCTCGCAGCTCTTCCACGAACACCCAGACCTCATCGTTGGATTCAACGCCTTCCTTCCCCTCGGGTACAGAATTGACATTCCCAAGAACGGCAAGTTAAACATACAGTCGCCTCTGTCGAGCCAG GAGAACGCGCACAACCATAGCGACTGTGCAGAGAACTTCAAGCAGCAGATGCTGTATAAGGAGGACAAACCCCAGGCGCCCTTGGAGTCGGATTCGGTGGAATTCAACAACGCCATCAGCTATGTGAACAAGATTAAGACCCGCTTTCTGGACCACCCGGAGATCTACAGGTCTTTCCTGGAGATACTGCACACTTACCAG AAGGAGCAGCTGAGCACAAAGGGCCGGCCATTCCGAGGCATGTCTGAAGAGGAGGTCTTCACGGAGGTGGCCAACCTCTTCCGGGGCCAGGAGGACCTGCTCTCGGAGTTTGGACAGTTCCTGCCCGAAGCCAAGCGGTCTCTG TTCACAGGAAATGGGCCGTGCGAGGTGAACAGTGTCCAGAAGAGCGAGCACGAGAAGAATCTGGAACACAGCAAAAAGCGCTCTCGGCCCTCACTTCTCCGTCCCGTGTCTGCGCCCGCCAAG aagaaaatgaaactccGTGGTACCAAAGACCTGTCCATCGCCGCCGTGGGCAAGTACGGGACCCTGCAGGAGTTCTCCTTCTTTGACAAG GTCCGCAGGGTGCTGAAGAGCCAGGAGGTGTACGAGAACTTCCTCCGCTGCATCGCGCTCTTCAACCAGGAGCTGGTGTCTGGCTCCGAGCTCCTCCAGCTCGTCAGCCCGTTTCTAGG gaaatttccagaactctttgcACAGTTCAAGTCCTTCCTGGGGGTGAAAGAGCTGTCATTTGCCCCGCCCATGAGCGACAGATCGGGGGATGGAATAAGCCGGGAAATTGACTACGCATCTTGCAAGCGCATTGGATCCAGCTACCGGGCGCTCCCCAAAACCTACCAGCAGCCCAAGTGCAGTGGGAGGACGGCCATCTGCAAGGAG GTGCTGAATGACACCTGGGTCTCCTTCCCCTCCTGGTCGGAGGACTCCACCTTCGTCAGCTCCAAAAAGACACCCTACGAGGAGCAACTGCACCGCTGTGAGGACGAGCGTTTTGAG TTAGACGTCGTCCTGGAGACCAACCTGGCCACGATCCGGGTGTTGGAGAGCGTGCAGAAGAAGCTCTCTCGAATGGCGCCGGAAGACCAGGAGAAGTTCCGTCTGGATGACTGTCTCGGGGGCACATCAGAGGTGATTCAGCGCCGGGCCATCCACCGTATTTATGGCGACAAGGCTCCGGAGATCATCGAGAGCCTCAAGAAAAACCCCGTCACTGCCGTCCCCGTCGTCCTGAAAAG GCTGAAAGCCAAGGAGGAGGAGTGGCGGGAGGCCCAGCAGGGCTTTAACAAGATCTGGCGGGAGCAGTATGAGAAGGCGTACCTCAAGTCCCTGGACCACCAGGCCGTGAACTTCAAGCAGAACGACACCAAGGCCCTTCGTTCCAAGAGTTTGCTGAACGAAATCGAGAGCGTCTATGACGAG CACCAGGAGCAGCACTCGGAGGGCCGTGGCACCCCCTGCAGCGAGCCGCACCTCATCTTCGTGTATGAGGACAGGCAGATCCTGGAGGACGCAGCTGCCCTCATCAGCTACTACGTGAAGCGGCAGCCAGCCATCCAGAAAGAGGACCAGGGCACCATCCACCAGCTGGTGCACCAATTCGTGCCCAGCCTCTTCTTCTCCCAGCAGCTGGAGCTGGGGGCGTCTGAGGACTCTGCCGATGAGGGCCGGGGGAGCCCCCTGGGGCACAGCGCAGACCCTGGGGAGCGGAAGAAGCCAGCGCCGGGGCCACAGAGCAGCCCGCCGGAGGAGAAGGGGGCCACGGGCGCGGCGCCAGCCTCAGAGCAGCTGCCGCCGCAGCACAAGCCCCTGGACGACGTCTACAGCCTCTTCTTCGCCAACAACAACTGGTACTTCTTCCTGCGCCTCCACCAGACCCTGTGCTCCAGGCTCCTGAAGATCTACCGCCAGGCACAGAAGCAGCTCCTGGAGTACCGGAccgagaaggagagggagaagctgCTCTGCGAGGGCCGCCGGGAGAAGGGCAACGACCCCGCCATGGAGCTGCGGCTGAAGCAGCCAA GTGAGGTGGAGCTGGAGGAGTACTACCCGGCCTTCCTGGACATGGTGCGCAGCCTGCTGGAGGGCAGCATCGACCCCACGCAGTACGAGGACACTCTGCGCGAGATGTTCACCATCCACGCCTACGTCGGCTTCACCATGGACAAGCTGGTGCAGAGCATCGCGCGGCAG CTGCACCACCTTGTGAGCGATGACGTGTGTCTGAAGGTGGTGGAGCTCTACCTCAATGAGAAGAAGCGGGGCGCTGCCGGCGGGAACCTGTCCTCGCGCTGTGTCCGCGCCGCCAGGGAGACCAGCTACCAGTGGAAGGCCGAGCGCTGCATGGCTGACGAGAACTGCTTCAAG GTGATGTTCCTCCAGCGCAAAGGGCAGGTGATCATGACCATCGAACTCCTGGACACTGAGGAGGCCCAGACGGAGGACCCTGTGGAGGTCCAG CTGAAGATCTGTGGGCCAGGAGCTGGGACACTATCTGCTCAGGAGCTTTCTGTGTGGAGACACAAACTGCGGCGACACTGGTGCCCGTGTGCCGCCGGGAGCAGGACCCATAAGCCCCAAGCCCCTCACAGAGCCAGGGCTCACCTGCCGCAGCCACAGGGGCTCCCCGCCCAGCGTCGCTGCCTGCTGCTTCTGGGCTCCCCACACCGGAAACACTTTCCAGGACAAGTGAGGGTTGGGGCCTGCACGCCCTGCCCCTTCTGGAAGTTCCCAGCAAACG